Genomic segment of Longimicrobiaceae bacterium:
CTGCCGTCGAGCTCTTCTCACGCGTTGATCGGAGGATATGCAGGCTCGGCCGTGGCGGCCGCGGGGTTGGTGGCGATCGAGTGGGGCCGGAAGTGGATCGAGACGCTCGCCTTCATCGTCGTCTCCCCACTCATCGGGATGGCGCTGGGCTACGTGCTGATGCTGATCTCGCTGTGGACTTTCCATCGCGTGTCGCGCAGCCGGGCGGAGGGGTTCTTCCGCTACGCGCAGCTCGCGAGCTCCGCTATCTTCTCCCTCTCGCACGGAGCCAACGACGCGCAGAAGACGATGGGGATCATCGTCGGCCTGCTCTTCGCCGCCCAATCCTCGTTTGCCGACAAGACCGGTCTGCTGAGCCACTTCTACGTCCAGGACGTCAATCACATTCCCCTCTGGATCGAGCTGGCCGCCTACTCCGCGATCGCCCTCGGCACGCTATTCGGAGGATGGCGGATCGTGCACACCATGGGGTCGCGGATCACCCGACTGCGTCCGGTGGGCGGGTTCAGCGCCGAGACGGGGGGAGCGATCAGCATCCTGCTCGCGACGTCCTTCGGCATCCCGGTCAGCACCACGCACACGATCACCGGATCGATCGTGGGCGTCGGAGCGTCGACGCGCCTCTCGGCGGTGCGCTGGGGGATCGCCGGTCGGATCGTGTGGGCGTGGGTGTTCACCATCCCGGCCGCGGCCATCATGGGAGCGCTGGCCTACCTGCTGATGGGCCTCTTCCTGCCGGCCTAGGCGGTCGGCCCGGTGGCGCAGCGCTCCGCGCCCCCTAATATGTTGTTCTGGAAAGTCTTCACTCCCGCACCGCCGCCCGCCGGATAGGAGCCGTCTGATGAATCAGAAGATCAGCCGCCGCGACTTCGTAACGAGCGCCACGGGTGCCGCGTTCGGGTTCACCATCGTGCCCCGGCACGTGCTAGGCGGACCAGGTTACCGGCCGCCGAGCGACACGGTGAACGTCGCGATCGTGGGCGCCGGCGGAATGGGCATGTCGAACGCGCAGAACGTGGTGGACGGCGGTCACCGCCTGGGCGCCATCGTGGACGTCGACTTCGGCTTCGTGGATAGGTCGCTGCAGGGGCGCGTAAGCGGCGGGCAGGGCGGTCCCGATCCGCGCGCGGTCGCCCTCCAGCAGGCGTACGCCGGCGCGCGTCGCTACACCGACTTCCGCCGCATGCTCGACCAGCAGCGCGACATCGACGCCGTGCTGGTTGCCACCCCTGATCATACCCACGCGATCATCGCCAAGCGGGCGATGGAGGCGGGGAAGCACGTTTACGTGCAGAAGCCTCTCACCTGGTCGGTGCACGAGGCGAGAGTGCTGGCGGAGACTGCAGAGCGAACCGGGGTGGTGACCCAGATGGGTAACCAGGGCCACTGGCGCGAAGACTCGCTGCGGGTGAACGAGATCGTGCAGGCGGGGGTGCTGGGGCCGGTGCGCGAGGTGCACGTGTGGACCAACCGACCGATCTGGCCGCAAGGGGTTCCTCGTCCGGAGCCGGTGATGGGACGGCCGGCGGAGATCGACTGGAGCCAGGGTGGCGTGCAGAGAATCCTTGCGAGCGCGATGGGTGGAAGCTACCCGCCGCCGGCGGGGCTCGAGTGGGATCTCTTCCTCGGCCCGGCACCGGTGGTCGAGTACCACCCCATCTACCATCCCTTCAACTGGCGTGGTTGGGTGGACTGGGGTGTAGGGGCGCTGGGGGACATGGGCGCACACCTCATGGACCACCCGTACATGGCGCTCGAGCTGGAGTACCCCACCAGCATCGAGACAACGTCGACCCCGTGGGGCGGTGACCCGCGCAATCCGGCGAGCTACCCGCAGTCGATGGTGGTCACCTACCGCTTCCCGGCCAGGGGCGAGCAGCCTCCCGTGCGCATGACCTGGTATGATGGTGGCCTCCTGCCGCCTCGCCCCGAGGCGATCCCTTACGACGTGCCCCTGAACCGGGACGACAACGGTGGCGTGATCTACATCGGCGAGCGCGGGGTCATGCTGCACGGGATGTGGGCCGCCGAACCCCTGCTCTTCCCGGAGACGCTGATGGAGGAGGCGGCGCGGGTACCGCAGCGC
This window contains:
- a CDS encoding inorganic phosphate transporter, whose translation is MVTFILFIVFVAFVFDFINGFHDSANSIATVVGTRVLKPFTAVAWAATFNFSALFIVGTAVARTIGSGMINLDVVTPTVVLGGLLGAIGWNLITWYWGLPSSSSHALIGGYAGSAVAAAGLVAIEWGRKWIETLAFIVVSPLIGMALGYVLMLISLWTFHRVSRSRAEGFFRYAQLASSAIFSLSHGANDAQKTMGIIVGLLFAAQSSFADKTGLLSHFYVQDVNHIPLWIELAAYSAIALGTLFGGWRIVHTMGSRITRLRPVGGFSAETGGAISILLATSFGIPVSTTHTITGSIVGVGASTRLSAVRWGIAGRIVWAWVFTIPAAAIMGALAYLLMGLFLPA
- a CDS encoding Gfo/Idh/MocA family oxidoreductase; amino-acid sequence: MNQKISRRDFVTSATGAAFGFTIVPRHVLGGPGYRPPSDTVNVAIVGAGGMGMSNAQNVVDGGHRLGAIVDVDFGFVDRSLQGRVSGGQGGPDPRAVALQQAYAGARRYTDFRRMLDQQRDIDAVLVATPDHTHAIIAKRAMEAGKHVYVQKPLTWSVHEARVLAETAERTGVVTQMGNQGHWREDSLRVNEIVQAGVLGPVREVHVWTNRPIWPQGVPRPEPVMGRPAEIDWSQGGVQRILASAMGGSYPPPAGLEWDLFLGPAPVVEYHPIYHPFNWRGWVDWGVGALGDMGAHLMDHPYMALELEYPTSIETTSTPWGGDPRNPASYPQSMVVTYRFPARGEQPPVRMTWYDGGLLPPRPEAIPYDVPLNRDDNGGVIYIGERGVMLHGMWAAEPLLFPETLMEEAARVPQRYKRLQPTEHENWHELDWLNAIQENRQANSPFSYASKLTEVMLLGLVALRVGQGVPIEYDGAQMRVTSHPEANAFLTREYRAGWAL